GCACGGTCTGGATGCTCCGGATCGCGGTGGTCTCCAGGATGGGCAGCGGCGGCTGGACGCCGGCGCCGACGAAGATGGCGTTGTAGGTCCTGCGCATGGGTGTGTTGGGCGGCGGCAGGATCCAGTCAAGCTGGGCGAGCCGGGCCCAGTCCAGCGGCCCTCGCGACAGCCGCTCGACGTTCTTCGCACCTACCACGAGGCAGGGCTCCTGCTCGTGGATGGCCTCCTGCACCAGCCCGCTCGCGTCGCCGTCGTAGGAGCGGCCGATGGCGCAGTCGAGCTCGCGCGCGACGAGGCCGGCGACCAGTTCGTCCGTGGTGCCTTCGCGCACCATCACCGAAATGCGCGGCGAACGGTCGAGCAGATGCGTCAACGCGGCCGACATGAGCTGCTGCGGCACCTGCTGCGTGAAGCCCAGCCGCAGGCGGCCGCTGCGGCCCGCCTCCAGCGAGGTGAGCACGCGCGTGGTCGCCTCGAGCTCGGCAAGCCAGCGCCGCGCGTAGTGCAGCACCGCGTCACCCGCGGCGGTGGGCACCAGCCCTCTGCTGGAGCGCTCGAAAAGCGTGCTGCCGAAGATGTCCTCGACCTCGTGCAGCGCCTTGGTGATCGCTGGCTGGCTGAGCTGCATTTCGGCGGCGACGCGGCTGAGGGTGCGATGCCGGTCGATGGCCTGCAGCAGCGAGAGTTGCCGCAGCTTGAGGCGTGAGAGCAGTGTGCGGTGCAACTCGGCGGCGGGGTCTCGGGCGGTGGGCAAGGCCATAACTCCTGGGTTATCGAGCTATCAGAAATTATTTCACTTTGGTGAATTGCTGGTCCTAGACTTTTCCCCATGGACACGCCCACTGCACCGAAGACCACCGCCATCACCGCCGGATTTCTGGACTCGCTGGCCGAGGCGCCGAACGCTGTCGAGGCGCTGCGCCGCATCGACAGCCGTCGTTTGCTGATCGCCCCGGGCAGCATCTTCAGCATCCAGCAGAACGTGACGACCGGGCACGATGCGGCCGGCCAGGTCCTGTTGCGTCGCTTCTATTCGTCGGAGGCGTCGAGCTTTCCCGTGAACGGCGCCAAGCGAAAGACCATGACGCGCTGGACCGAATGCCTCTTCGTGCAGGGGCGTGTGTTCGTCGGCGAGGGCGAGCATGTGCTTGCGCAGACCTTCGACGATTTCGAGCAGATGCAGGCCTACGCGTTGCGCAGCGTGATCAACGTGCCGCTGATGCAGGGGACGCTCTGCTACGCCACCTTCAACGTCTTCGGCACCCGCACCCGCTGGCAGCCGGAGGAGGTGCTTGGCATCCGCTTGCTGGCGCTGGCCGCCGCGCGCTGGGTGCCTTCCGTGCCCGGGCTCGCCTACAGCTTCGAGGAAACGCCATGCCTGTGACTGCCTTGCACCACTTCACCATCCGCTGCACGCCGGACGAACTGCCGCCGCTGGTGGACTTCTACACCCGGGTGATGCGACTCACGGTCGGCGCGCGGCCGGAGATCCCGGCGCCCGGCGCATGGCTGTATGCCGACGGCCAGCCCATCGTGCACCTGTACGCGCACCTGTCGGCGCCGGACCGGCCGGGCGAGCCGGGCGGCCCTGTCACGGGCCACGTCGACCACATCTCGTTCCGCTCACGCGGCCTGGCCGAAATGCGCGCGCACCTTCGCGCACTGGGCGTTCCCTTCGTGGAGGCGCCGATCCCGGGCTGGGCGATTCACCAGCTCTTCCTGCAGGATCCTCGTGGTCTCAAGATCGAGATGACGTTCTGGATGGATCAGGAAGAAGGAGGCGTCGCATGACGGACTTCGTCCAGGTCGGCGACCAGCGCATCGCCTTCGACCGTGAAGGCGAAGGCCCGCCGCTGGTGCTGATGCACGGCGCGGAGGCGTCGCGGCAGATGTTCGCGGCGCTGGTGCCGCGGCTGTCGGGGCAGTTCACAGTGATCGCCTATGACCAGCGCGACTGCGGCGAGACCGAGGGGCCCGAGCACGCCTCGACGCTCGCGGACCTGGCGGACGATGCGCAGCAGTTCATCAAGGCCCTCGGCTTCAAGCGCGCCCATGTCTTTGGCTCGTCCTTCGGCGGGCGGGTTGCGCAGGCGCTGGCGGTGCTGCACCCGCGCTCGGTCGACCAGCTCGTGCTGGGCAGTACCTGGCCGCTGCCCAGGCCCTACGAGGAGCTCTGTCCGGATGCACGGCGCCTGGCTGAATTGCGACGCGGCCTGCCCGGCACCGCACAGGAGCTGGCGACCTGGTTCTTCCCCGAGGCCTTTCTCGATCAGCACCCGGATCTGCGTCGCATGTTCGCGAAGGCGCGGCCGGAGTCGCCACGGTCCGCGCGGCGCGCAGCGACCGTGCAGACCGCGCTCGAGCGAGGCGTGGCAGACATCGTCGCGCCCACGCTGGTGCTGGCCGGCGAGCTCGACCGCGTGGTGCCGCCGAGCGTGACGCTGTCGATGGCCGGCCGCATTCGCGGCGCCGATGCGGTGCTGCTGCCCGGCATCGGCCATGTCACCGCGATGCAGGCGCCGCAGGTCCTGGCGCATCACATCGTCCGTTTCCTGAGTCCCGAAGGAGCCAAGCCATGAGCATGAGCAGCACGAAGCATCAGCGCGCGCGCGGGCGCCCCGACTACATCCGCATCGAAGGGCTTTCGAAGCACTTCGGCGATGGCGGCGAAGGCGTGCTCGCGCTGAAGGACATCGACTGCGCCATCGAGGAGGGCAGCTTCGTGACCATCGTGGGCCCCAGCGGCTGCGGCAAGAGCACGCTGCTGCGCATCCTCGCGGGGCTGCTCGACTACGGCACCGGCCGCGTGGTGCTCGACGGGCAGCCGATTCAGGGCACGCGGCGCGATGTGGGCGTGGTGTTCCAGAGCTCCATCCTGCTGCCCTGGCGCACCATCCTCGAGAACGTCATGCTGCCGGCCGAGGTGCTGGGCATTCCGGCGAAGCAGGCGCGCGAGCGCGCCATGCAGCTGCTGCACATGGTCCGGCTCGACGGCTTCGAGCACAAGCTGCCGCGCCAGCTGAGCGGCGGCATGCAGCAGCGTGCCTCGATCGCGCGGGCGCTGCTGCACGACCCGAAGATCCTGCTGATGGATGAGCCCTTCGGTGCGCTCGATGCGATGACGCGCGAGCGCATGAACCTTGAACTGCAGCGCATCTGGATGGAAAGCGGCAAGACGGTGGTGCTGATCACGCACTCGATTCCGGAGGCGGTGTTCCTCGGCGACAGGGTGTTCGTGATGTCGCCACGCCCCGGCACGCTCGAACGCGTGCTGCCCATCGACCTGCCGCGTCCGCGGGCCATGGACGTGATGTCGCACCCCGCTTTCGCCGCCGCGTCGCTCTCTATCCGCGAACGCTTCTCGCACGCCGCCTCGTTCGACTGACAGGAAGTTCCAGATGACCACCGCCATGCTCGCCAAGACCGATTCCGTTGCATCGCCCGACGACCGCGCCCCGCTTGCCGCCACTGCGGCGATCAAGGCGAACCCGAAGCGCCGTGCGAACCCGCTCGCCTCGACGCGGGTGCAGTCGATCCTTCTGCTGGCTGCGCTGCTCGGCGCTTGGGAGGCGGGCGTGCGCCTGTTCAAGGTGCCGCAGCACCTCGTGCCGCCGGTGAGCGACATCGCGGTCGCGCTGTGGCGTGGCCTGGCCACCGGGCCGCTCGCGAAGGACGGCTTCTGGTACCACGGCGGCGTGACGGTGACCGAGATCCTGCTGGGGTTCCTCATCGGCAGCGGCATCGGCCTTGCGATCGGCATCGTGGTGTCGCAGATGCCGAAGGTCGAAGCGCTGCTGGCGCCCTACGTCGCCGCGTTGCAGAGCGTGCCCAAGGTGGCGGTCGCGCCGATCATCGTCGTGTGGCTGGGCTTCGGCATCGGCTCGAAGGTGATGATCATCTGCCTGCTGACCTTCTTCCCCGTGCTGGTGACCAGCATCGCGGGCTTCAAGGCGGTGGACCCGGACCGCATCGATCTGCTGCGTTCGCTCTCCGCCACGCAGTGGCAGATCTTCCGCAAGGCCAAGTTCCCGAGCGCGCTGCCCTATATCTTCGCGGGGCTGAATATGGCCGCGGCCTTCAGCGTGGTCGGCGCGGTGGTGGGCGAGTTCGTCGGCGCGCAGGCCGGGTTGGGTGTGCTCATCCTGCAGATGGAGGCCCAGGCCGACACCGGCGGCAGCTTCGCGGTGTGCGTGGTGCTCTCGGTGATCGGCATCGTGCTGAGCGACCTGCTGCGCCGCATACAGCGCCGCGTGCTGCACTGGATGCCGGCCGACGCCTCGCAGCGGACGGTGAACGCCTGAGCCCCTGCATCCCCGCATTTTTTTCCGTCTGAAGGAGTGAGCGATGTTGACGCGACGTGATTTCGGGCTGGGCCTCGGTGCCCTGGGTTTCGCTGCAAGCCTGCCGGCACTGGCGCAGGGCGTGCGGGTGATGAAGGTGGCGAACACCGCGGCGGTGAACGATCCGCAGCAGTGCTTCGCCACCGCGGGCCAGCATCCCAGGCTCGACTTCTACAAGCCCAGGGGCGTGGATATCGAATACGTCAACATGTCGAGCATGACGCAGGCGCTGCAGAGCCTGCGCGCCGGGCACGTGGACTTCGGGCCGGCGGTGCCGGCCATCCTGCTGCCTGCGATGGCGAAGGATCCGTCGCTCGACCTGGTGAGCGTCTACAAGTGGCTGCCGCGCAATGCCAACGTGATCGTGGTCAAGCCCGGCAGCCCGATCAAGTCGGCCGCGGACCTTGCGGGCAAGCGCATCGGCGTGCGCAGCCAGGGCGACACCGGCATCGTCATCACCAGGATCATGCTGACCGAACTGGGCCTGAAGGACGACGGGTGCGAGTACATCGCGATCGGCGACGGCGCGCCGGCCGGCGCGGCGATCGACAACGACCGCGTGGACGCGATGGTGGCCTTCGACACCGCCGCCGCGCGCATCGAGCTGGTGGGGACCAGGCTGCGCTATGTGCCGCTCACTCCCAAATTCGCGCAGCTCGGCTCGGGCTGGATGTGCGTGCAGCGGAAGCTGCTGAAGGATGAGCGCAAGGCGCTGGTGGCGCTTTTCCAGGGCATCGCGAAGTCGACCATCTTCTCGAACGCCAACCTCGATGCGGCCATCGACCTGCACTGGGCCACGTACCCCGAGAGCCGGCCCAAGGGCCGCAGCGAGGACGAGGCCCGCAAGGAACTGGCCT
Above is a window of Variovorax sp. PMC12 DNA encoding:
- a CDS encoding ABC transporter substrate-binding protein; amino-acid sequence: MLTRRDFGLGLGALGFAASLPALAQGVRVMKVANTAAVNDPQQCFATAGQHPRLDFYKPRGVDIEYVNMSSMTQALQSLRAGHVDFGPAVPAILLPAMAKDPSLDLVSVYKWLPRNANVIVVKPGSPIKSAADLAGKRIGVRSQGDTGIVITRIMLTELGLKDDGCEYIAIGDGAPAGAAIDNDRVDAMVAFDTAAARIELVGTRLRYVPLTPKFAQLGSGWMCVQRKLLKDERKALVALFQGIAKSTIFSNANLDAAIDLHWATYPESRPKGRSEDEARKELAFILKDRKNSWMRRSDDPDQRMGASSLAEWQANIEMSAQSSKNPKLASELGDPNRLFTNELIDDINAFDKQAVVRMAREFKL
- a CDS encoding LysR family transcriptional regulator translates to MPTARDPAAELHRTLLSRLKLRQLSLLQAIDRHRTLSRVAAEMQLSQPAITKALHEVEDIFGSTLFERSSRGLVPTAAGDAVLHYARRWLAELEATTRVLTSLEAGRSGRLRLGFTQQVPQQLMSAALTHLLDRSPRISVMVREGTTDELVAGLVARELDCAIGRSYDGDASGLVQEAIHEQEPCLVVGAKNVERLSRGPLDWARLAQLDWILPPPNTPMRRTYNAIFVGAGVQPPLPILETTAIRSIQTVLRQEPNVITIFARDVLAGMEDAGHCAALPYRLSWNLPPVSFFTLKELEAHPTVQSLRGAVVQTALRMKRPAG
- a CDS encoding alpha/beta fold hydrolase, with the protein product MTDFVQVGDQRIAFDREGEGPPLVLMHGAEASRQMFAALVPRLSGQFTVIAYDQRDCGETEGPEHASTLADLADDAQQFIKALGFKRAHVFGSSFGGRVAQALAVLHPRSVDQLVLGSTWPLPRPYEELCPDARRLAELRRGLPGTAQELATWFFPEAFLDQHPDLRRMFAKARPESPRSARRAATVQTALERGVADIVAPTLVLAGELDRVVPPSVTLSMAGRIRGADAVLLPGIGHVTAMQAPQVLAHHIVRFLSPEGAKP
- a CDS encoding ABC transporter ATP-binding protein, which encodes MSMSSTKHQRARGRPDYIRIEGLSKHFGDGGEGVLALKDIDCAIEEGSFVTIVGPSGCGKSTLLRILAGLLDYGTGRVVLDGQPIQGTRRDVGVVFQSSILLPWRTILENVMLPAEVLGIPAKQARERAMQLLHMVRLDGFEHKLPRQLSGGMQQRASIARALLHDPKILLMDEPFGALDAMTRERMNLELQRIWMESGKTVVLITHSIPEAVFLGDRVFVMSPRPGTLERVLPIDLPRPRAMDVMSHPAFAAASLSIRERFSHAASFD
- a CDS encoding ABC transporter permease, with the protein product MTTAMLAKTDSVASPDDRAPLAATAAIKANPKRRANPLASTRVQSILLLAALLGAWEAGVRLFKVPQHLVPPVSDIAVALWRGLATGPLAKDGFWYHGGVTVTEILLGFLIGSGIGLAIGIVVSQMPKVEALLAPYVAALQSVPKVAVAPIIVVWLGFGIGSKVMIICLLTFFPVLVTSIAGFKAVDPDRIDLLRSLSATQWQIFRKAKFPSALPYIFAGLNMAAAFSVVGAVVGEFVGAQAGLGVLILQMEAQADTGGSFAVCVVLSVIGIVLSDLLRRIQRRVLHWMPADASQRTVNA
- a CDS encoding GAF domain-containing protein gives rise to the protein MDTPTAPKTTAITAGFLDSLAEAPNAVEALRRIDSRRLLIAPGSIFSIQQNVTTGHDAAGQVLLRRFYSSEASSFPVNGAKRKTMTRWTECLFVQGRVFVGEGEHVLAQTFDDFEQMQAYALRSVINVPLMQGTLCYATFNVFGTRTRWQPEEVLGIRLLALAAARWVPSVPGLAYSFEETPCL
- a CDS encoding VOC family protein encodes the protein MPVTALHHFTIRCTPDELPPLVDFYTRVMRLTVGARPEIPAPGAWLYADGQPIVHLYAHLSAPDRPGEPGGPVTGHVDHISFRSRGLAEMRAHLRALGVPFVEAPIPGWAIHQLFLQDPRGLKIEMTFWMDQEEGGVA